One genomic segment of Odocoileus virginianus isolate 20LAN1187 ecotype Illinois chromosome 33, Ovbor_1.2, whole genome shotgun sequence includes these proteins:
- the FOXL3 gene encoding forkhead box L3, whose protein sequence is MFDSSQYPYNCFNYDADDYPAGSSDEEKRLTRPAYSYIALIAMAIQQSPTGRVTLSGIYDFIMRRFPYYRANQRAWQNSIRHNLSLNSCFVKVPRTDGHEKGKGNYWTFAGGCESLLDLFENGNFRRRRRRRGPKGAEARGACGTDAGAPPGPPNPASAPATPIPPREPPTPASPAVLGREAHRDIKFSIDYILSTPDPFPGCRSPHVQEGRHPPLEARQVNLHLWTM, encoded by the exons ATGTTTGACAGCTCGCAGTATCCCTACAATTGTTTCAATTACGACGCCGACGACTACCCAGCGGGCAGCTCGGACGAGGAGAAGCGGCTCACGCGGCCGGCGTACAG CTACATCGCGCTGATCGCCATGGCCATTCAGCAGAGCCCGACGGGCAGGGTAACCCTGTCTGGAATCTACGACTTCATCATGCGCAGGTTCCCATACTACCGCGCCAACCAGCGCGCCTGGCAGAACTCCATCCGCCACAACCTGTCCCTCAACAGCTGCTTTGTCAAG GTGCCACGGACCGACGGCCACGAGAAGGGCAAGGGCAACTACTGGACCTTCGCCGGCGGCTGCGAGTCACTGTTGGACCTTTTCGAGAACGGCAACTTCCGCCGGCGGCGGCGCCGGCGCGGCCCCAAGGGCGCGGAGGCGAGGGGCGCGTGCGGGACAGATGCGGGGGCGCCCCCAGGCCCCCCTAACCCGGCCAGCGCACCGGCGACCCCAATCCCCCCCCGCGAACCCCCGACCCCGGCCAGCCCTgccgtcctggggagggaggcgcACAGGGACATCAAGTTCAGCATTGACTACATCCTCTCCACCCCTGACCCCTTTCCTGGATGCAGGTCACCCCACGTGCAAGAGGGCAGACACCCCCCGCTGGAGGCCCGCCAGGTGAACCTCCACCTTTGGACCATGTGA